In Vitis riparia cultivar Riparia Gloire de Montpellier isolate 1030 chromosome 19, EGFV_Vit.rip_1.0, whole genome shotgun sequence, the following proteins share a genomic window:
- the LOC117909522 gene encoding tryptophan synthase beta chain 1, which produces MAASAKTPISRTQTTSLYKPYSSSPQLPFKFLKLTPTPCAAKALSICCALQMEPKVGPGSQVPDSFGRFGKFGGKYVPETLMHALTELESAFRALSGDVEFQKELDGILKDYVGRESPLYFAERLTEHYKRPNGEGPLIYLKREDLNHTGAHKINNAVAQALLAKRLGKTRIIAETGAGQHGVATATVCARFGLQCIVYMGAQDMERQALNVFRMRLLGAEVRAVHSGTATLKDATSEAIRDWVTNVETTHYILGSVAGPHPYPMMVRDFHAVIGKETRKQAMEKWGGKPDVLVACVGGGSNAMGLFYEFVDDEDVRLIGVEAAGFGLDSGKHAATLTRGEVGVLHGAMSYLLQDDDGQIIEPHSISAGLDYPGVGPEHSFLKDLGRAEYHSITDEEALEAFKRLSRLEGIIPALETSHALAYLEKLCPTLPNGAKVVLNCSGRGDKDVHTAIKHLQV; this is translated from the exons atgGCCGCCTCTGCAAAAACCCCAATCTCCAGAACCCAGACCACGTCTCTCTATAAGCCCTACAGCAGTTCTCCCCAATTGCCCTTCAAATTCCTCAAGCTGACACCTACCCCTTGCGCCGCCAAAGCGCTGTCCATTTGCTGTGCCCTGCAAATGGAGCCCAAGGTTGGACCTGGTTCGCAGGTGCCGGATTCGTTTGGCCGGTTCGGGAAATTCGGAGGGAAGTACGTTCCCGAAACTCTGATGCATGCCCTCACCGAGCTGGAGTCTGCATTCCGGGCTCTCTCTGGAGACGTAGAATTTCag AAAGAACTAGATGGAATATTGAAGGACTATGTTGGCAGGGAGAGCCCTCTTTATTTTGCAGAGCGGCTTACGGAGCACTATAAGCGTCCCAATGGTGAAGGGCCACTCATTTACCTCAAGAGGGAAGATCTGAACCATACTGGGGCTCACAAGATTAACAATGCTGTTGCCCAAGCTCTGCTTGCCAAGCGTTTGGGAAAAACACGCATTATTGCTGAAACTGGTGCTGGTCAGCATGGAGTTGCAACTGCAACTGTATGTGCTCGGTTTGGATTGCAGTGTATTGTTTATATGGGTGCCCAAGATATGGAAAGGCAGGCACTTAATGTTTTCAGAATGCGGCTTCTTGGGGCTGAG GTTAGAGCTGTTCATTCTGGGACAGCTACTCTGAAAGATGCAACATCAGAAGCTATACGAGACTGGGTGACTAATGTGGAGACAACCCATTATATTTTGGGTTCTGTTGCTGGGCCCCATCCTTATCCCATGATGGTCAGGGACTTCCATGCAGTGATTggcaaagaaacaagaaaacagGCAATGGAAAAGTGGGGAGGCAAACCAGATGTGCTGGTTGCATGTGTAGGTGGAGGTTCCAATGCCATGGGGCTTTTTTATGAATTTGTTGATGATGAAGACGTTAGGCTGATTGGTGTGGAGGCAGCAGGTTTTGGCTTAGATAGCGGTAAACACGCTGCTACCTTGACTAGAGGGGAGGTTGGGGTCTTGCATGGCGCGATGAGTTATTTATTACAAGATGATGATGGACAAATAATTGAGCCTCATTCTATTAGTGCTGG CCTGGATTACCCTGGAGTTGGGCCAGAGCATAGCTTTCTGAAAGATTTAGGACGTGCTGAATACCATAGCATCACTGATGAAGAAGCATTGGAAG CTTTCAAGAGATTATCTCGACTAGAAGGCATAATCCCTGCTCTGGAGACATCGCATGCCCTGGCTTATTTGGAGAAGCTGTGCCCAACCCTCCCAAATGGGGCTAAGGTTGTACTTAATTGCAGTGGGAGAGGAGATAAGGATGTTCATACAGCCATTAAGCATTTGCAGGTTTGA